CAGGTGCTCTCGTTCCGATTCGAATAATTTCAACGTGATCAATCGCTCGTAAGTTTTTCAATACATACTCTAAAATTTGGTCATTAATGAGTAAGCCGTCTCCGCCAGAAATGAGAACATCACGAATTTCTGGATGCTCTGCAATATATTGAATGGCACCGTCCAATTGTTTCTTCGGAACGCCCATCCCAATTTGCCCTGAAAAGCGACGACGCGTACAATAACGGCAATACATCGAGCATTGATTCGTAACGAGGAAAAGAACACGATCTGGATAACGGTGCGTTAGTCCTGGAACCGGTGAATCCTCATCTTCTGCTAATGGGTCTTCAAGATCATATTTTGTCTTTTGGATCTCTTGAGAGACCGGTACAGACTGCATTCGAATCGGACACCTCGGATCGTCCGGATTCATTAAAGAAGCATAGTAAGGTGTAATATTTAAGGGAATTGTTTTCGTCGATATTTTAACTCCTTCTTCTTCTTCTGGAGTAAGGTTTACGATTTTCTTTAAATCATCTAACGTACGGATCGTGTTCGTTAGCTGCCAAATCCAGTCATTCCATTGTTCATCCGTAACATCTTTCCATAATTCAAACTCTTTCCAATGACGCTCTGGTTTGTATAAGTCCATTTTCATTTTAAGTCCTCCCTGTGGAAATTTTCTCGGTATGTTAATTTATGCAAGAACAATGCCAAGTGAGATATGACGGGAAAATGCTTTCATTGTGGGATTTTTTGAAAAAATAAAAAAAAGAAGCAAGAAAAAACGCCGAAAATTCGGCGTTTATGAATCTAGTTTATATTTCGTGATTTTGTATTGAAGTGTCTGTCTTGGTAGTTTTAATCGTTTGGCCGCTTGATTTACGTTGTTGTTCATTTCTGTAAGCACCGATTCTATTAATGTCTTCTCAATTTCCGACAATGTTTCCTTTAATCCTTTTTCATGTTCAATTTCAATGGAAGATAAGGAGCGGTTTTTTTGAACGAAATAATCCGGTAATATGTCGGGAGTAATAACTGGATCGTCTGTTAAGTTCATCGCCGATTCTATACAATGTTGTAATTCTCGTACATTCCCAGGCCATTTATAATTCATTAATAATTGCATTGCTTCGTCCGATACACTTTGAACGTTTTTTTGAAATTGTAAATTGTATTTATTAATAAAAAAAGAGATAAGCTCAGGTAAATCATCAAGTCGTTCACGAAGAGGGGGAAGGGAGAATGAGACAACATTTAAACGATAAAACAAATCTTTTCGCAATGTTTCCTTTTCGATTAATGTTTCTGGCGGTTCGTTTGTCGCTGTAATGACTCTAACATCTGTTTGAATGACTTGGTTTGATCCAACTCGACGAATCATCCCATCTTCTAGGACGCGGAGCAATTTTGCTTGTAAATCGTAAGGGAGAGTATGTATTTCATCTAAAAACAATGTACCTCCATGAGCTAGCTCAAATAACCCTTCTTTATTTTCTGCACCAGTAAAACTTCCTTTTGTCGTACCAAATAACATACTTTCTAAAAGACTAGCTGGAATAGCGGCACAGTTTTGCGAGATAAATGGCCCATTTCCTCTCATTGAAGCATTATGAATACTTTGTACAAATAGCTCTTTTCCCGTCCCAGTTTCTCCATAAACAAGGATCGGAGAAGTCGTTTTCGCGACCTTTTTTCCTTTTTCTTTAAGGGCATTCATTTTTTTGTTCACTGTAAGAAAATGTGAAAACTGATAATGCGATTCATTCGGCTCAACAATTAGCGGCTTTTTTTTTCGTACCTTTATTTCCGCTTGTAAATCAATTAATTTCTTCGATAAATCTTTAATTCTAGAATAATCTTTCGCAATTTCTACCGCACCTAAAATTTTATCGTCAACAACAATTGGAATCGTTGTATTCACCGTATCAATGAGTTTTCCTTTAATATTACGGTATGTTTGTGGCTGGTTATAAATTGGGACACCGGTACGGACAACTTTTAATAATGTACTCGTATCACGTGAAAGTGATGGAAAAATGTCTAATAACGGTCTACCGATAACGTCATTTCGTTTCAGTCCGTCGTGATCAGCCGCAATTTCGTTGTAGTAAATCGTTGTTCCACCTTGGTCTACAGCGTGAATTCCTTCATCAATTGAATCAAGAATGGCTTTTAACATTTCTTTTGTATCTTTATCAGAAGCAAACATGTTAACCCCCTAACATTTGAAGTGCCGAAAAATCATCAAAGGTGCTGAAAATTCGGCAATTCTATTATTATCATACAAAATTTTATGAAAACTGGCAAAAAAATTGGATAATTATAGTTATGTTTCTAGTGATCTACTAAAGACATAAAATTTGTATGCCGTTACCATGGTGTGTATGAATAGGAGGGATATTTCATGAAAAGGTTATTCATTGCTGGTTTCTTGTCAGTGGCATTATTACTTTCTGGCGTAACCGTTTATGCAAATAACAATGCACATGTCGTGCAATCAGGCGAAAGTTTATGGCTCATTAGTCAACAATACGGAACAACCGTTCAACAATTAAAAGATGCGAACGGACTTTCAGGTGATGTCATTTACCCGAACCAAAGGTTAACAATTTCACAAAATGGACAACAACATGTCGTAAGTTCTGGCGAAACACTATGGAGAATTGCTGGATGGTATGGTGTTTCTGTAGATCAGATTAAATCACAAAATGGCTTACAGTCGAATGTTATTTACCCTGGTCAAACATTACAAATTTCATCATCAACATCTAGCCAAGCGGTTGAAACGACTTCTCAGTTTTCAGCCGAAGAGAGAGAATTATTAGCTCGTCTTGTACATGCTGAAGCAGAAGGTGAGCCTTATAAAGGGAAAGTTGCAGTAGCGGCTGTTGTACTAAACCGTATGGATCACGCGGACTTTCCTTCATCTGTAAATGGTGTTATTTATGAGACGTATGAAAATGGGACAATCTTTGCATTTGAACCTGTACAGAACGGTCACATTAACCGAGCAGCAGACGCAGATGCGGTTCGCGCTGTAGAAGAAGCAATTAACGGTTATGATCCGACAAATGGAGCGATTTACTTTTTCAACCCAGAAACAGCGACATCAAGCTGGATTCATACAAGAACAATTACGATGACAATCGGTAACCACGCATTTGCACATTAATTGAAAAAGCATAATTAGAGAGAGGGTGATGTCCCTCTCTTTTTTTATAGCTTGTGTTTGGGGGGCGAATGAATTGTGAGAAGAAGTAAAGAAGGATCACCATGATGATACGTAACCAGTTCGTGAAGAAGAAAACCGACCACATGAGAGGACTCATCGTGATCGGTTTAAAGAATACATATGGTGATGTTAATCTTCCATCGTTGATAGATCACCAGCTGGTTCGTTTAATTCCCAAGCTTTTAAGACACGACGCATGATTTTTCCACTACGCGTTTTCGGTAGTTTCTCTTTATACTCGATTTCACGTGGTACAGCATGCGCAGACAGTTCTTTTTTAATAAACGTTTTTATTTCTTCTTTTAATTCATCACTATATTTATAACCTGCGCGCAATGAAATGAAGGCTTTGATAATTTGACCGCGAATCTCATCTGGTTTTCCGATAACGCCAGCCTCTGCCACAGCAGGGTGTTCAACGAGTTTACTTTCAATTTCAAATGGACCGACACGCTCTCCGCTCGTCATAATGACATCATCATTTCGTCCTTGGAACCAAAAATAGCCATCTTCATCACGGTAGGCGGTATCGCCTGATACGTACCAACCTGGAATAGAGAAGTACTCATTGTATTTCTTTTCGTTATTCCAGATTTTTCTCATCATCGAAGGCCAGCCTTTTTTAATTGCTAAATGACCCATCTCATAAGGAGGAAGTTCTTCCCCGTTATCATTAATAATCGCAGCTTCAATACCAGGTAACGGTTTTCCCATTGATCCTGGTTTTATCGATTCACATAAATAGTTACAAATAAGAAGGGCACCCGTTTCGGTCATCCACCACGTATCATGAATCCGGTGGTTGAATACATCTACTCCCCATCTTACAACTTCAGGATTTAACGGCTCCCCGACACTTAAAATGTGACGTAGAGAGCTAAGATCATGTTTTTCAATCGATTCCTTTGGCGCGGCCATTAACATGCGAAAAGCTGTTGGCGCACTATACCAAACGGTTACTTTATTTTTTTCAATCGTCGAATACCAGTCATCTGGAGAGAAGCGGCCACCACGTACAACATTGGTAACTCCGTTTAACCAAGGCCCAAATATACCATAAGACGTACCTGTAACCCAGCCAGGATCAGCCGTGCACCAATAAACATCATCTTCTTTTAAATCTAACACCCATTTTGCAGACTGATAATGCTGAAGCATCGCATTGTGAACGTGGTAAACGCCTTTTGGTTTTCCAGTCGAACCTGACGTATAATGGAGAATCATTCCATCTTCCAGGTCTACCCATTCAGTTGCCGAATCATCAGCTGGTGCTTTTTTCATTTCATCATGATATGACACGAACCTGTCATCATTAGGGACATCGTCACCAATGAGAACAATGGATTTTAACGCAGGTAGTTCATCATAAGGGACACGCGAGAGTAGTTCAGGAGTTGTCACTAAAACCTTTGCTTCACTGTCCTCTAGTCGGGCCTTTACAGCATCTTTCATAAATGCTTCAAATAATGGACCGACGACCGCACCGCTTTTTATCGCCCCTAATATAGTGATGTATAGCTCAGGGCTTCTTGGCATGAAAACAAAAACTCGGTCTCCTTTTTGCACATGTAAGCTTTTAAATAGGTGAGCTGCTCGATTTGATTGTTCTTTTAAATCATGAAAAGTAAGAGCTTCTTCGCGGGTAGCATCGGAGTAGAGCAGGGCAGGTTTTTGACCTTTTCCTTCGTCGACATGTCGATCAATAGCTTCGTATGCCATATTTACTTTTCCTGTTTTAAACCATGAGAAATTCTTTTTTACTTCATCCCAACGAAACTGTTTACGCGTGTTTTCATAATCTGATAAGTTATAATTTCCTTGTTTCGGTTTTAAAACGTCCATGTTGACACCTCCGAAATAAGATACATTCATAACTAGATTACGTTTATCATATATGTAATATTCAGAAATTTCAAATTAAAAGAGGATGATTTTTTGAGCAAAACTTCATTCATGACAGTTTAAAACGGAACCGTTAAAATAAAAGTAGTGAACATAAAAGGGGTAATGAATATGGATATTTTAACTTGGATTGTTGTAATTATCGTAGGATTGATTTTAATAAAAATCGTCGGCAAACTTTTGAAGTTTTTTATTGGCATCGGACTACTTCTTTTCATTTTGTATGTTGTGTCGTCTTTCTTTACGGATGCCACGTCTTATTTAAACATCGTTTTATGAATGTCATAACAAGGGTACGTTAATGATAGACCTTTTTTACATTTTGGCTCTGTTAAAGTTAGTTGTTGATTTTCGTCATTATAGGTGGATACTTGAACCTCTGGGCACAAGTGCGACATCCGTTCAAGCTGCACATCGTTTGCTTTCACGGTGTCTTCTTTGCACCTCTAGGCACAAGCGCGACATCCGTTCAAGCTGCACTTCGTTTGCTT
The Bacillus shivajii DNA segment above includes these coding regions:
- a CDS encoding sigma-54 interaction domain-containing protein — its product is MFASDKDTKEMLKAILDSIDEGIHAVDQGGTTIYYNEIAADHDGLKRNDVIGRPLLDIFPSLSRDTSTLLKVVRTGVPIYNQPQTYRNIKGKLIDTVNTTIPIVVDDKILGAVEIAKDYSRIKDLSKKLIDLQAEIKVRKKKPLIVEPNESHYQFSHFLTVNKKMNALKEKGKKVAKTTSPILVYGETGTGKELFVQSIHNASMRGNGPFISQNCAAIPASLLESMLFGTTKGSFTGAENKEGLFELAHGGTLFLDEIHTLPYDLQAKLLRVLEDGMIRRVGSNQVIQTDVRVITATNEPPETLIEKETLRKDLFYRLNVVSFSLPPLRERLDDLPELISFFINKYNLQFQKNVQSVSDEAMQLLMNYKWPGNVRELQHCIESAMNLTDDPVITPDILPDYFVQKNRSLSSIEIEHEKGLKETLSEIEKTLIESVLTEMNNNVNQAAKRLKLPRQTLQYKITKYKLDS
- a CDS encoding cell wall hydrolase, encoding MKRLFIAGFLSVALLLSGVTVYANNNAHVVQSGESLWLISQQYGTTVQQLKDANGLSGDVIYPNQRLTISQNGQQHVVSSGETLWRIAGWYGVSVDQIKSQNGLQSNVIYPGQTLQISSSTSSQAVETTSQFSAEERELLARLVHAEAEGEPYKGKVAVAAVVLNRMDHADFPSSVNGVIYETYENGTIFAFEPVQNGHINRAADADAVRAVEEAINGYDPTNGAIYFFNPETATSSWIHTRTITMTIGNHAFAH
- the acsA gene encoding acetate--CoA ligase; this encodes MDVLKPKQGNYNLSDYENTRKQFRWDEVKKNFSWFKTGKVNMAYEAIDRHVDEGKGQKPALLYSDATREEALTFHDLKEQSNRAAHLFKSLHVQKGDRVFVFMPRSPELYITILGAIKSGAVVGPLFEAFMKDAVKARLEDSEAKVLVTTPELLSRVPYDELPALKSIVLIGDDVPNDDRFVSYHDEMKKAPADDSATEWVDLEDGMILHYTSGSTGKPKGVYHVHNAMLQHYQSAKWVLDLKEDDVYWCTADPGWVTGTSYGIFGPWLNGVTNVVRGGRFSPDDWYSTIEKNKVTVWYSAPTAFRMLMAAPKESIEKHDLSSLRHILSVGEPLNPEVVRWGVDVFNHRIHDTWWMTETGALLICNYLCESIKPGSMGKPLPGIEAAIINDNGEELPPYEMGHLAIKKGWPSMMRKIWNNEKKYNEYFSIPGWYVSGDTAYRDEDGYFWFQGRNDDVIMTSGERVGPFEIESKLVEHPAVAEAGVIGKPDEIRGQIIKAFISLRAGYKYSDELKEEIKTFIKKELSAHAVPREIEYKEKLPKTRSGKIMRRVLKAWELNEPAGDLSTMED